The genomic DNA AGGCGTATAGGATCGGGACGGAACCGAGCAGGTGCCGCGGGAACTTGCGGAGCAGGATCCGCCGGATCCGGCCCTCGGCGCCGTCGGCCCCGTCTCCGGCAGCGACCACCAGGCGCGCTGCGCCATCGGTGGTCAACTTGTTGACGTGGCGAACGAGTTCGCCGGCGAGGTCCTCATCGCTCAGCCCGGTGTCGATCGCGGCGACCCGCTCACCGATCAGATCATCGAACAAGGTGCGTTCGGCGACGGTGCCGCGCAGCTCCTGCACCACGGCGATGTCGTCGGTGATCAGTGCGATCCGTGGGCCCTTGCGCTCGACCAGGGCGTTGGTGCCCTGCGTTGTGGAGTAGCGGATGTGTTTGGTGCTGTGCAGCAGCTCCGGCAGAGCCGGCTGCCCGTAGATTTCGGTCGATGCCTTGGTGATGCCGTCGAACAGGCACTGGGACAGGTCGAACGGGGTCGTGAGTGTCTTGGTGAAGGTGAACTCCGCCCCATCCCACACACAGATGTCGGTCAGCGTCCCACCGTTGTCGATATTGATCAGGCGTTCCATCGAGGCTCCTCGCTTCGTCCGGTCGGGCCGCCGATGACTCGGGCCACGGCCACCCCTTGCTTCGGAGATCAGTCTCACGTCGACACGCAGGTTGTGAGTTGTCCCACTTTCGGACATCCTGGATGGTGGGTGCGCTACCGGTCCGCGGCCAGTCCGGCGAGCTGTGCACACCCGCCCCCGGCGGTCGATCGGGCCACCCCCGGAGCGAGAAACGAAGTAGGAGATCACCGATGGAATCGTCAGACCGTCGCCTCAGGGTCGCGGCGGCTCGTGCCGGATACCTGTCCAGCGGCGCCGCCGATCCCGGTGCCGTGTCGGACTTCGTGGCCGCCTCGTGGCGGCGCTCGCAGGGCGCGGGAGTGGCGGCGGACGGCGGGGAGGTCCCCTACATCGGTGACGTCGACACCACCTCGCGACTGGTCCGATGCTCGCAACCGATCATCGACCGGCTCATCGAGGCCACCGAGGACCTTCCCCTGAGCATCGCCCTGTCCGACAGCAAGGCGCGGGTCCTCGCGCGCGTCGATACCACCCGAACCATTGGGTTGCGCATCGACAGCATCTCCCTCGCCCCTGGATTCGACTACGCGGAGGGCCATATCGGCACCAACGGCGTCGGGACGGTTCTCGAGTCCGGCCGATCCGTCCATATCGTCGGACCGGAGCATTTCCACGAACGCTTCCAACCCTATTCGTGTTCGGGCGCACCGATTCACGATCCGATGACCGGCCACATCGAAGGCGTTCTCGACCTCACGTGCCTGACCGAACACTCCACCCCGATGCTGCACAGCATCGTGCGCTCGGCCGCTAACGACATCGAACAAAGCCTGCTGAACGATCGAAGCCTGCGGCAGCAGGCCTTGTTCGAGGCGTTTCTGCGCATCGAGTCACGCTCGAAGACAGCAGTATTCGCGATCGGCGGGCGAGTAACGATGGCGAATGCGCTGGCGCAGAGCATTTTCGATCCGGCCGAACAGCGAATGATCGCGCATCACGCAACATACCTGATGGAAGGCAGACAAGCCGTAGACGACGAGATCGAGCTACCAGGCCAGAGACTGGCCCATCTGAAGGGCACACGCGTCAGCGCCGGGTCCGAAATCGCCGGAATCGTCGTAGAGGTGCATGCCGTCCAGGAAGGATCGACACCGCGCGCCCGCGGCATCCGACACACCACAAAGCGCACCACAGGCTCCCGCTCCGCCGCGGGCGCCTTCACCTCGAGTAGCCGCCCGGGCGCACTGGACCAGGACAGCAACTCGCCGCTGTGGCGGCGGGCATGCAACGATGTCGCGGCGGCCCTGCACCGGAACGAGTCGCTGCTGGTCACCGGGGAAGCGGGGACGGGGAAAGTCTCCCTGATCACCGCCACCTTCCACCATCTCCATCCCGGCAGTAGGAGCATCGAACTCGACGCCGACGACCTCGCGGACCTCGCGCACGACAGGACCGATGAGGCGACATTCGAGACAGACGCCCCCACCCTCTTCATCCTGCGTCGACTTCAGGACCTGACGCCCGACGGGGTCACCAAGGCGCATGCCTTCCTCGACGACATAGCCATGAGCGATCGGCCGGTGTGCGCCGCGGCCACAGTATCGGGGGCATGCGCGGACGCCGACCCGGTACGCGAGCTCCTGCCACACTTTCAACGGTCGGCCTCGGTGCCGCCCGTGCGGCATCGCATCGACGACCTTCCCGCGCTCATTCGCCAACTACTCGCCAAACACTCCCACGGACGAAGCACCTCTCTGAGCGCGGCCGCAACCCGGACGATGGCCAGATACACCTGGCCCGGCAACGTGCGCCAACTCGACGAAGCCCTCCAGGCGGCGCTCGACAAGCGTCCCGTCGGCGAAATTCAATGCGAAGACCTCCCCGGCTACTGCTATCAGACCTCGGGCAGGACCCTCACCGCGCTCGAGTCGATCGAACGCGACGCGATCGTGCAGGCATTGCGCGACGCCGGCGGCAACCGTGTGCAGGCCGCGGCAAGCCTCGGGATCGCGCGCTCG from Rhodococcus jostii RHA1 includes the following:
- a CDS encoding sigma-54-dependent Fis family transcriptional regulator, with product MESSDRRLRVAAARAGYLSSGAADPGAVSDFVAASWRRSQGAGVAADGGEVPYIGDVDTTSRLVRCSQPIIDRLIEATEDLPLSIALSDSKARVLARVDTTRTIGLRIDSISLAPGFDYAEGHIGTNGVGTVLESGRSVHIVGPEHFHERFQPYSCSGAPIHDPMTGHIEGVLDLTCLTEHSTPMLHSIVRSAANDIEQSLLNDRSLRQQALFEAFLRIESRSKTAVFAIGGRVTMANALAQSIFDPAEQRMIAHHATYLMEGRQAVDDEIELPGQRLAHLKGTRVSAGSEIAGIVVEVHAVQEGSTPRARGIRHTTKRTTGSRSAAGAFTSSSRPGALDQDSNSPLWRRACNDVAAALHRNESLLVTGEAGTGKVSLITATFHHLHPGSRSIELDADDLADLAHDRTDEATFETDAPTLFILRRLQDLTPDGVTKAHAFLDDIAMSDRPVCAAATVSGACADADPVRELLPHFQRSASVPPVRHRIDDLPALIRQLLAKHSHGRSTSLSAAATRTMARYTWPGNVRQLDEALQAALDKRPVGEIQCEDLPGYCYQTSGRTLTALESIERDAIVQALRDAGGNRVQAAASLGIARSSLYRKLKSFGIEVD